In a genomic window of Vigna angularis cultivar LongXiaoDou No.4 chromosome 6, ASM1680809v1, whole genome shotgun sequence:
- the LOC108341832 gene encoding fructose-1,6-bisphosphatase, cytosolic isoform X4, with translation MAGLAKLIGLAGETNVQGEEQKKLDVLSNEVFVKALISSGRTSVLVSEEVGEAIFVPQSHRGKYIVVFDPLDGSSNIDCGVSIGTIFGIYMVKNEAKVSLEDAMQPGNQMLAAGYCMYGSSCTFVLSTGNGVNGFTLDPSLGEFILTHPNIKIPRKGNIYSVNEGNAKNWDEPTTKYVQKCKFPQDGSPPKSLRYIGSMVADIHRTLLYGGIFMYPADIKSPHGKLRILYEVFPMSYLMEQAGGQAFTGKRRALDLVPRELHERSPIFLGSYDDIEQIKELYASSKADGA, from the exons ATG GCTGGGTTGGCTAAACTCATAGGACTTGCTGGAGAGACCAATGTTCAA GGGGAGGAGCAAAAGAAATTGGATGTACTTTCAAATGAAGTATTTGTGAAAGCCTTAATTAGCAGTGGACGCACA TCCGTTCTTGTTTCTGAAGAAGTTGGAGAGGCCATATTTGTGCCACAATCACACCGTGGCAA ATACATTGTTGTGTTTGATCCTTTGGATGGATCCTCAAACATTGACTGCGGAGTTTCTATTGGAact ATCTTTGGAATTTACATGGTAAAGAATGAGGCTAAAGTAAGTCTTGAAGATGCAATGCAACCTGGAAACCAAATGCTAGCAGCAGGTTATTGCATGTATGGAAGCTCTTGCACG TTCGTGCTTAGCACAGGAAATGGAGTGAATGGTTTTACACTCGATCCTTCTCTTGGGGAGTTCATATTAACTCACCCCAACATCAAG ATACCAAGGAAAGGAAATATTTATTCCGTGAATGAAGGAAATGCCAAAAACTGGGATGAACCAACCACTAA ATATGTACAAAAGTGCAAGTTTCCTCAAGATGGTTCACCACCAAAGTCTCTAAGGTACATAGGAAG TATGGTTGCTGACATCCATCGAACATTGCTTTATGGTGGTATCTTCATGTACCCTGCTGATATAAAGAGTCCACATGGAAAGCTACG GATTCTTTATGAAGTATTTCCAATGTCATATTTGATGGAGCAAGCAGGAGGTCAGGCTTTCACAGGAAAACGACGG GCTCTTGACTTGGTTCCAAGAGAATTACATGAACGATCACCAATATTCCTAGGCAGTTACGATGACATTGAGCAAATCAAAGAGCTTTATGCATCATCCAAAGCAGATGGTGCATGA
- the LOC108341832 gene encoding fructose-1,6-bisphosphatase, cytosolic isoform X1, whose protein sequence is MDHQADTNRTDLMTITRFVLNEQSKYPESRGDFTILLNTIVLGCKFVCSAVGKAGLAKLIGLAGETNVQGEEQKKLDVLSNEVFVKALISSGRTSVLVSEEVGEAIFVPQSHRGKYIVVFDPLDGSSNIDCGVSIGTIFGIYMVKNEAKVSLEDAMQPGNQMLAAGYCMYGSSCTFVLSTGNGVNGFTLDPSLGEFILTHPNIKIPRKGNIYSVNEGNAKNWDEPTTKYVQKCKFPQDGSPPKSLRYIGSMVADIHRTLLYGGIFMYPADIKSPHGKLRILYEVFPMSYLMEQAGGQAFTGKRRALDLVPRELHERSPIFLGSYDDIEQIKELYASSKADGA, encoded by the exons ATGGATCACCAAGCTGACACTAACAGAACTGATTTGATGACTATCACACGCTTTGTTCTGAATGAACAGTCTAAGTATCCCGAATCACGTGGTGATTTCACCATCCTTCTCAATACCATTGTTCTTGGTTGCAAATTTGTTTGTTCTGCTGTTGGCAAG GCTGGGTTGGCTAAACTCATAGGACTTGCTGGAGAGACCAATGTTCAA GGGGAGGAGCAAAAGAAATTGGATGTACTTTCAAATGAAGTATTTGTGAAAGCCTTAATTAGCAGTGGACGCACA TCCGTTCTTGTTTCTGAAGAAGTTGGAGAGGCCATATTTGTGCCACAATCACACCGTGGCAA ATACATTGTTGTGTTTGATCCTTTGGATGGATCCTCAAACATTGACTGCGGAGTTTCTATTGGAact ATCTTTGGAATTTACATGGTAAAGAATGAGGCTAAAGTAAGTCTTGAAGATGCAATGCAACCTGGAAACCAAATGCTAGCAGCAGGTTATTGCATGTATGGAAGCTCTTGCACG TTCGTGCTTAGCACAGGAAATGGAGTGAATGGTTTTACACTCGATCCTTCTCTTGGGGAGTTCATATTAACTCACCCCAACATCAAG ATACCAAGGAAAGGAAATATTTATTCCGTGAATGAAGGAAATGCCAAAAACTGGGATGAACCAACCACTAA ATATGTACAAAAGTGCAAGTTTCCTCAAGATGGTTCACCACCAAAGTCTCTAAGGTACATAGGAAG TATGGTTGCTGACATCCATCGAACATTGCTTTATGGTGGTATCTTCATGTACCCTGCTGATATAAAGAGTCCACATGGAAAGCTACG GATTCTTTATGAAGTATTTCCAATGTCATATTTGATGGAGCAAGCAGGAGGTCAGGCTTTCACAGGAAAACGACGG GCTCTTGACTTGGTTCCAAGAGAATTACATGAACGATCACCAATATTCCTAGGCAGTTACGATGACATTGAGCAAATCAAAGAGCTTTATGCATCATCCAAAGCAGATGGTGCATGA
- the LOC108341832 gene encoding fructose-1,6-bisphosphatase, cytosolic isoform X2: MDHQADTNRTDLMTITRFVLNEQSKYPESRGDFTILLNTIVLGCKFVCSAVGKAGLAKLIGLAGETNVQGEEQKKLDVLSNEVFVKALISSGRTSVLVSEEVGEAIFVPQSHRGKYIVVFDPLDGSSNIDCGVSIGTIFGIYMVKNEAKVSLEDAMQPGNQMLAAGYCMYGSSCTFVLSTGNGVNGFTLDPSLGEFILTHPNIKIPRKGNIYSVNEGNAKNWDEPTTKYVQKCKFPQDGSPPKSLSMVADIHRTLLYGGIFMYPADIKSPHGKLRILYEVFPMSYLMEQAGGQAFTGKRRALDLVPRELHERSPIFLGSYDDIEQIKELYASSKADGA; this comes from the exons ATGGATCACCAAGCTGACACTAACAGAACTGATTTGATGACTATCACACGCTTTGTTCTGAATGAACAGTCTAAGTATCCCGAATCACGTGGTGATTTCACCATCCTTCTCAATACCATTGTTCTTGGTTGCAAATTTGTTTGTTCTGCTGTTGGCAAG GCTGGGTTGGCTAAACTCATAGGACTTGCTGGAGAGACCAATGTTCAA GGGGAGGAGCAAAAGAAATTGGATGTACTTTCAAATGAAGTATTTGTGAAAGCCTTAATTAGCAGTGGACGCACA TCCGTTCTTGTTTCTGAAGAAGTTGGAGAGGCCATATTTGTGCCACAATCACACCGTGGCAA ATACATTGTTGTGTTTGATCCTTTGGATGGATCCTCAAACATTGACTGCGGAGTTTCTATTGGAact ATCTTTGGAATTTACATGGTAAAGAATGAGGCTAAAGTAAGTCTTGAAGATGCAATGCAACCTGGAAACCAAATGCTAGCAGCAGGTTATTGCATGTATGGAAGCTCTTGCACG TTCGTGCTTAGCACAGGAAATGGAGTGAATGGTTTTACACTCGATCCTTCTCTTGGGGAGTTCATATTAACTCACCCCAACATCAAG ATACCAAGGAAAGGAAATATTTATTCCGTGAATGAAGGAAATGCCAAAAACTGGGATGAACCAACCACTAA ATATGTACAAAAGTGCAAGTTTCCTCAAGATGGTTCACCACCAAAGTCTCTAAG TATGGTTGCTGACATCCATCGAACATTGCTTTATGGTGGTATCTTCATGTACCCTGCTGATATAAAGAGTCCACATGGAAAGCTACG GATTCTTTATGAAGTATTTCCAATGTCATATTTGATGGAGCAAGCAGGAGGTCAGGCTTTCACAGGAAAACGACGG GCTCTTGACTTGGTTCCAAGAGAATTACATGAACGATCACCAATATTCCTAGGCAGTTACGATGACATTGAGCAAATCAAAGAGCTTTATGCATCATCCAAAGCAGATGGTGCATGA
- the LOC108341832 gene encoding fructose-1,6-bisphosphatase, cytosolic isoform X3, translating to MNSLSIPNHVAGLAKLIGLAGETNVQGEEQKKLDVLSNEVFVKALISSGRTSVLVSEEVGEAIFVPQSHRGKYIVVFDPLDGSSNIDCGVSIGTIFGIYMVKNEAKVSLEDAMQPGNQMLAAGYCMYGSSCTFVLSTGNGVNGFTLDPSLGEFILTHPNIKIPRKGNIYSVNEGNAKNWDEPTTKYVQKCKFPQDGSPPKSLRYIGSMVADIHRTLLYGGIFMYPADIKSPHGKLRILYEVFPMSYLMEQAGGQAFTGKRRALDLVPRELHERSPIFLGSYDDIEQIKELYASSKADGA from the exons ATGAACAGTCTAAGTATCCCGAATCACGTG GCTGGGTTGGCTAAACTCATAGGACTTGCTGGAGAGACCAATGTTCAA GGGGAGGAGCAAAAGAAATTGGATGTACTTTCAAATGAAGTATTTGTGAAAGCCTTAATTAGCAGTGGACGCACA TCCGTTCTTGTTTCTGAAGAAGTTGGAGAGGCCATATTTGTGCCACAATCACACCGTGGCAA ATACATTGTTGTGTTTGATCCTTTGGATGGATCCTCAAACATTGACTGCGGAGTTTCTATTGGAact ATCTTTGGAATTTACATGGTAAAGAATGAGGCTAAAGTAAGTCTTGAAGATGCAATGCAACCTGGAAACCAAATGCTAGCAGCAGGTTATTGCATGTATGGAAGCTCTTGCACG TTCGTGCTTAGCACAGGAAATGGAGTGAATGGTTTTACACTCGATCCTTCTCTTGGGGAGTTCATATTAACTCACCCCAACATCAAG ATACCAAGGAAAGGAAATATTTATTCCGTGAATGAAGGAAATGCCAAAAACTGGGATGAACCAACCACTAA ATATGTACAAAAGTGCAAGTTTCCTCAAGATGGTTCACCACCAAAGTCTCTAAGGTACATAGGAAG TATGGTTGCTGACATCCATCGAACATTGCTTTATGGTGGTATCTTCATGTACCCTGCTGATATAAAGAGTCCACATGGAAAGCTACG GATTCTTTATGAAGTATTTCCAATGTCATATTTGATGGAGCAAGCAGGAGGTCAGGCTTTCACAGGAAAACGACGG GCTCTTGACTTGGTTCCAAGAGAATTACATGAACGATCACCAATATTCCTAGGCAGTTACGATGACATTGAGCAAATCAAAGAGCTTTATGCATCATCCAAAGCAGATGGTGCATGA